One Thermodesulfobacteriota bacterium DNA window includes the following coding sequences:
- a CDS encoding indolepyruvate oxidoreductase subunit beta family protein: MRTKSDLIKIFIPAVGGQGGGVLTEWLVQAFFLEDYDVQGISLPGLSQRGGSTVYYMEAHPRSASGDRQVIFAQFPVPGEVDVIISQEFLELGRALQLGYGSDKTTIVTSTHRIYSTLEKMPVGSGIYSEENLRKIASSFSSRFIELDALKLAKENGMDDLAVNAILLGAVCASGVLPIKRESFVKSVEMVGVSVKASLKAFEVGYEHVSSRKGAEQKKPPRVWESFVQERADRLEEYDREEYLGRVSRLESEFPPSLREILAESVFRLLEYQDAEYADEYIEDVKAIYQIDESAKGGGLKLTEHYAKNLALLMSYEDGIRVADLKIKSDRFKRIKEEMRLRDDQVFRVVDYLKPDAEELYGLLPYFLVAPVVRFTQTGIFKKVWPRKKPLTFGQTPVTTSFSGYATLWLLTKMKFMRRHSFRYRKEHALIKKYREAVKYYASLDYRVGSLVARSASMVKGYGKVRRRTMNAFTRLIDNVISPIAEFEKNKRKNYDITLEIGEEALKLISGESVNGIDKAEKMAREVLERRAA; this comes from the coding sequence ATGCGGACTAAGAGCGATCTGATAAAAATATTTATCCCCGCAGTCGGCGGACAGGGCGGAGGGGTGCTCACCGAATGGCTGGTACAGGCGTTCTTCCTCGAGGATTACGATGTGCAGGGGATAAGCCTCCCGGGCCTCTCGCAAAGGGGAGGGTCCACGGTTTACTACATGGAGGCGCACCCCAGGTCGGCCTCCGGGGACAGGCAGGTAATCTTCGCGCAGTTCCCGGTCCCCGGCGAAGTGGACGTTATCATTTCACAGGAATTCCTCGAGCTCGGAAGGGCGCTGCAGCTGGGCTACGGCTCCGACAAGACGACCATAGTCACGAGCACGCACAGGATATACTCGACGCTCGAGAAGATGCCCGTCGGAAGCGGTATATACTCCGAAGAGAATCTCAGAAAGATAGCATCCTCGTTTTCATCGAGGTTCATTGAGCTCGACGCGCTGAAGCTGGCCAAGGAGAACGGCATGGACGATCTCGCCGTGAACGCGATACTCCTGGGCGCGGTTTGCGCTTCGGGAGTGCTGCCGATAAAAAGGGAATCGTTCGTAAAGTCGGTCGAGATGGTCGGAGTTTCGGTAAAGGCGAGCTTGAAAGCGTTCGAGGTCGGGTACGAGCACGTGTCCTCCCGTAAGGGCGCGGAGCAGAAGAAGCCCCCCCGGGTCTGGGAGAGCTTCGTGCAGGAGAGGGCCGACAGGCTCGAGGAGTACGACAGGGAGGAATATCTGGGCAGGGTTTCAAGGCTCGAGTCCGAGTTCCCGCCGAGCCTCCGGGAGATTCTTGCAGAGTCCGTATTCAGGCTGCTCGAATACCAGGACGCGGAATACGCGGACGAATACATAGAAGACGTGAAAGCAATCTATCAAATTGACGAAAGTGCGAAGGGGGGAGGGCTCAAGCTTACGGAGCACTACGCGAAGAACCTCGCTCTGCTCATGAGCTACGAGGACGGAATACGCGTGGCCGACCTCAAGATAAAATCGGACAGGTTCAAGAGGATAAAGGAGGAGATGAGGCTCAGGGACGACCAGGTCTTCAGGGTCGTCGACTACCTCAAGCCCGACGCGGAAGAGCTATACGGGCTTCTGCCGTATTTCCTTGTGGCGCCCGTGGTTCGTTTCACGCAGACGGGAATCTTTAAGAAGGTATGGCCCAGGAAGAAGCCGCTCACCTTCGGTCAGACTCCCGTTACCACGTCGTTCTCGGGATACGCGACGCTCTGGCTCCTCACAAAAATGAAGTTTATGAGGAGACACTCGTTCCGGTACAGGAAAGAGCATGCGCTCATAAAGAAATACAGGGAAGCCGTCAAATATTATGCGTCCCTCGATTACAGGGTAGGGTCACTCGTCGCCAGGAGCGCCTCGATGGTCAAGGGCTACGGCAAGGTCAGGAGGAGGACGATGAACGCATTCACCCGGTTAATAGACAACGTAATATCCCCGATCGCCGAGTTCGAGAAGAACAAGAGGAAGAACTACGACATCACGCTCGAGATAGGGGAGGAAGCGCTCAAGCTCATATCAGGCGAGTCCGTGAACGGCATAGACAAGGCCGAGAAGATGGCCCGGGAAGTGCTTGAAAGAAGAGCAGCTTAA
- a CDS encoding indolepyruvate ferredoxin oxidoreductase subunit alpha, with translation MGYSKELLEQLNYGEGETLFGDTPLAILKAFLQSGVSYLGGYPGSPTARLIDVISDAYEPVLKKKGIYFDCSGNEASAASLLSASISYPIRGSVNWKIVGTNVASDALSHISSSGVTGGAMIIVGEDYGCDSTCVAERALPFALKSTMAVIDPRGDLGQVARMVEAGFELSEYSNMPVMFLLSTRVAHIMNKMTCRDNKDPKISTINRLDDLITDLDKIPLPPFTFDHEKKKYHERIPAARRFILERRLNEFFEGTESSMGIITHGMIYNSLMRCLYNLGEASLYGECRIPILNLNVTNPLVPEEIILFLRDKKAVLVVEEGMPNLIEEQIRAIAQRAKLGLDIFGKDILPQAGEFTPDHIAKGVGQFLLKNTLSEYEKERIKERSEFTEKHKERAASFLKQPVTKRNPVFCTGCPERPIFTAIKILEEDYGKSYYASDIGCYSMSGLPPFDLSNSITGMGIGLASAGALSRMANKRVISFMGDGTFWHSGLTTSIANAVYNNQNAILIILENFWTSMTGHHENPASGKNMRQEGVGMDIEKALRGAGVRWIKTVNPYDLRESIGVLSEAYEEDEGLRVIISRGECQLEKTRREKITIKKNIKDGRRMVQKKLGVDPDVCTGDHSCMRFNGCPSLTLKDSPTILREDPVAHIEPSCVGCGLCGEIAHAAVLCPSFYRVEIIDNPSLFERIGAKINRSLLHLVSRNGWSG, from the coding sequence ATGGGTTACTCAAAAGAACTGCTCGAGCAGTTGAATTACGGCGAAGGCGAAACACTTTTCGGGGATACGCCGCTTGCGATACTCAAGGCTTTCCTACAGTCGGGCGTGAGCTATCTCGGAGGCTATCCGGGCTCTCCGACGGCCAGGCTCATCGATGTCATCTCCGACGCGTACGAGCCGGTTCTCAAAAAAAAGGGAATATATTTCGACTGTTCCGGCAACGAGGCCTCGGCTGCGTCATTGCTGTCGGCGTCGATCAGCTATCCGATCAGGGGCTCCGTGAACTGGAAAATAGTGGGCACGAACGTCGCCTCGGACGCCCTCTCGCATATATCTTCATCCGGGGTAACGGGCGGGGCGATGATAATAGTCGGCGAGGATTACGGCTGCGACAGCACGTGCGTCGCCGAAAGGGCGCTCCCGTTCGCGCTGAAGTCAACGATGGCAGTGATAGACCCCCGGGGGGACCTCGGGCAGGTCGCCAGGATGGTCGAGGCCGGATTCGAGCTTTCTGAATACTCGAACATGCCCGTCATGTTTCTCCTGTCAACGAGAGTAGCCCACATAATGAACAAGATGACCTGCCGTGACAACAAGGACCCTAAAATCAGCACGATCAACAGGCTGGATGACCTCATAACCGACCTCGACAAGATACCGCTCCCGCCCTTTACCTTCGACCACGAAAAGAAGAAATACCACGAACGGATTCCCGCCGCGAGGAGGTTCATACTCGAGCGGAGGCTCAACGAGTTCTTCGAAGGGACCGAGAGCAGCATGGGGATAATCACACACGGGATGATATACAACTCCCTCATGAGGTGCCTCTATAACCTGGGCGAGGCGAGCCTCTACGGCGAGTGCAGGATACCGATACTCAACCTTAACGTAACGAACCCGCTAGTCCCCGAGGAGATAATACTCTTCCTCCGGGACAAGAAAGCCGTGCTCGTCGTCGAGGAAGGCATGCCCAACCTCATAGAAGAGCAGATAAGGGCAATCGCGCAGAGGGCGAAGCTCGGCCTCGATATATTCGGTAAGGACATACTGCCCCAGGCGGGCGAGTTCACGCCCGACCATATCGCGAAAGGGGTGGGTCAGTTCCTCCTCAAGAACACGCTCTCCGAATACGAGAAGGAGAGGATAAAGGAAAGGAGCGAGTTCACGGAGAAACACAAGGAGAGGGCAGCGAGCTTTTTAAAGCAGCCCGTAACCAAGAGGAACCCCGTTTTCTGCACAGGTTGTCCTGAAAGGCCCATATTCACGGCGATCAAGATACTGGAAGAAGACTACGGGAAGTCATACTACGCGTCAGACATAGGCTGCTATTCCATGAGCGGGCTCCCGCCTTTCGACCTGAGCAATTCCATCACCGGCATGGGCATAGGCCTCGCCTCCGCGGGCGCTCTTTCGAGGATGGCGAACAAGAGGGTCATATCGTTCATGGGAGACGGGACGTTCTGGCACAGCGGCCTAACGACGAGCATCGCGAACGCGGTGTATAACAACCAGAACGCCATATTGATAATCCTCGAGAATTTCTGGACCTCCATGACCGGTCATCACGAGAACCCCGCTTCCGGCAAGAACATGAGACAGGAAGGGGTCGGCATGGACATCGAAAAAGCCCTCCGTGGAGCGGGCGTTAGGTGGATCAAAACCGTGAACCCCTACGACCTCAGGGAATCGATCGGGGTGCTGAGCGAGGCTTACGAAGAGGACGAGGGACTGAGAGTCATTATTTCCAGGGGCGAGTGCCAGCTCGAGAAGACGAGAAGAGAAAAGATTACGATTAAAAAAAATATAAAAGACGGCAGGCGCATGGTGCAGAAAAAACTCGGCGTCGACCCCGACGTCTGCACGGGAGACCACTCGTGCATGAGGTTCAACGGGTGCCCTTCGCTCACGCTAAAGGACAGTCCCACCATACTCCGGGAAGACCCTGTGGCGCATATAGAGCCTTCGTGCGTCGGCTGCGGGCTCTGCGGGGAGATAGCGCACGCGGCCGTCCTCTGCCCATCCTTCTACAGGGTGGAGATAATAGACAACCCTTCTCTCTTCGAACGGATCGGGGCTAAAATAAACCGCTCGCTACTTCACCTGGTTTCGCGGAACGGCTGGTCGGGTTAG
- a CDS encoding dual specificity protein phosphatase family protein — MPERFSWVVEGVIAGMERPGLFNSHEDDLEFLRGEGIEAIVNLEEREHARDYEGFIVKHIPVDDFKAPRHEDFAEFVDFVSAQIASNRRVAVHCYAGMGRTNLMLACFLMHHMKIEPATALDTVKLKRPFHLVTWEQEEALKEYYFIIRESLAIEGLFK, encoded by the coding sequence GTGCCTGAGAGGTTTTCATGGGTGGTAGAGGGCGTGATAGCGGGGATGGAACGGCCTGGTCTGTTTAACAGCCACGAAGACGACCTCGAATTCCTGAGAGGGGAAGGGATCGAGGCAATAGTGAACCTCGAAGAAAGGGAGCATGCGAGGGACTATGAAGGGTTTATCGTGAAGCACATACCTGTCGATGATTTCAAGGCCCCCAGGCACGAAGATTTTGCGGAATTCGTCGATTTCGTGAGCGCCCAGATCGCCAGTAACAGGCGCGTAGCCGTTCACTGCTACGCGGGTATGGGGAGGACGAACCTCATGCTCGCCTGCTTCCTCATGCACCATATGAAGATCGAGCCCGCAACCGCGCTCGATACGGTCAAGCTGAAAAGGCCCTTTCACCTCGTCACCTGGGAGCAGGAGGAGGCACTAAAAGAGTATTATTTTATAATACGTGAGAGTCTTGCCATCGAGGGGCTTTTTAAATGA
- the nfi gene encoding deoxyribonuclease V (cleaves DNA at apurinic or apyrimidinic sites) has translation MDTTDADTIEALYREGAPSIARAFEIQRKLSKKVIIHKELGEVKTVAGADLSVMKDGRKLICGIILFSYPALGEIERVYSVCDERFPYIPGLLAFREGPAIIETFRKLRRKPDLLIIDGQGIAHPRGFGIACHVGVLLDIPAMGIAKKRLYGTYDEPGEKKGDSSPLLSKEGDVIGSVLRTKDKTKPVFVSPGHRLDTDTAREIALLCARGYRIPEPTRRADIYVAELKRGVYGSA, from the coding sequence ATGGATACCACTGATGCCGACACTATTGAAGCCCTCTACCGGGAAGGCGCGCCGTCTATCGCCCGCGCATTCGAGATCCAGAGGAAATTAAGCAAAAAAGTCATAATACATAAGGAGCTCGGGGAGGTTAAGACTGTCGCCGGGGCGGACCTGTCCGTCATGAAAGACGGCCGCAAGCTCATATGCGGGATAATATTATTTTCGTACCCCGCCCTCGGCGAGATCGAGCGGGTTTACTCCGTTTGCGACGAGAGATTCCCATACATACCGGGACTCCTCGCGTTCAGGGAGGGGCCGGCGATAATCGAGACCTTCAGGAAGCTAAGGCGAAAGCCGGACCTCCTGATTATAGACGGGCAGGGCATAGCGCACCCGAGGGGTTTCGGCATCGCTTGTCACGTAGGCGTGCTCCTCGACATTCCGGCTATGGGGATAGCGAAGAAGAGGCTCTACGGGACGTACGATGAGCCGGGAGAGAAAAAGGGTGATTCGAGTCCTTTATTATCGAAGGAGGGGGATGTCATAGGCTCAGTCCTGCGGACGAAGGATAAGACAAAGCCCGTCTTCGTGTCTCCGGGCCACAGGCTCGACACGGACACCGCGAGGGAGATCGCGCTTCTATGCGCGAGAGGCTACAGGATACCCGAGCCCACGAGGCGCGCGGATATATACGTCGCGGAGCTGAAAAGAGGAGTGTACGGCAGTGCCTGA
- the gshB gene encoding glutathione synthase, whose product MKLRMAFVMDPVGTINTEKDTTYVLMLEAQARGHEVHYLELKDLFVKNAKAYGSAARIRLSRGADYYKLGERKTVGMETFDVVWMRKDPPFNQDYIYATYILSLIDLKKTKVINDPRGIRESNEKLYTLYFPEWIPSSIVTKDIAQLNKFLAEEGGEIVVKPLDGHGGEGVFYVREGDRNSNVILETITNFGRQYVLAQRFIKEVSEGDKRIILLNGEPLGAVLRVPKPGGEFRCNFHSGGSPAKSELTERDLRICKALSRRLRKDGLYFVGIDVIGGSITEINTTSPTGIQEINRLNGVKLEADVIDFAEELCSH is encoded by the coding sequence ATGAAGCTCAGAATGGCTTTCGTCATGGACCCCGTGGGGACAATAAACACGGAGAAGGATACGACGTACGTCCTCATGCTGGAGGCCCAGGCGAGGGGACACGAGGTGCATTACCTCGAGCTCAAGGACCTTTTCGTAAAAAACGCGAAGGCCTACGGGAGCGCAGCCCGGATCAGACTAAGCAGGGGCGCCGATTACTATAAACTCGGCGAGAGAAAGACCGTCGGTATGGAGACGTTCGACGTCGTGTGGATGAGGAAAGACCCGCCCTTCAATCAGGACTACATATACGCTACTTATATACTGAGCCTGATAGACTTGAAAAAGACAAAGGTCATAAACGACCCGCGGGGCATAAGGGAGTCGAACGAGAAGCTCTACACGCTCTATTTCCCCGAGTGGATACCGAGCTCGATAGTGACGAAGGACATAGCGCAGCTTAACAAGTTCCTCGCCGAGGAGGGAGGGGAGATAGTCGTGAAGCCCCTCGACGGCCACGGCGGCGAAGGGGTCTTCTACGTCCGCGAAGGGGACAGGAACTCGAACGTGATACTCGAAACGATCACGAATTTCGGCAGGCAGTACGTCCTCGCGCAGAGGTTCATAAAAGAAGTGAGCGAGGGGGACAAGAGGATAATATTACTTAACGGCGAGCCGCTTGGAGCGGTGCTCCGGGTGCCCAAGCCGGGCGGGGAGTTCAGGTGCAACTTCCATTCGGGAGGAAGCCCCGCCAAATCGGAGCTCACAGAGAGAGACCTCAGAATCTGCAAGGCGCTCTCCAGGAGACTCAGGAAGGACGGCCTCTATTTCGTCGGCATAGACGTGATAGGCGGGTCCATAACGGAGATTAATACGACGAGCCCCACGGGAATCCAGGAAATAAACAGGCTAAACGGCGTGAAGCTCGAAGCGGACGTGATAGATTTCGCGGAGGAGCTCTGCTCGCACTGA
- the gatC gene encoding Asp-tRNA(Asn)/Glu-tRNA(Gln) amidotransferase subunit GatC, giving the protein MKITRDDVIKVAELARLEFGEEELARFTEQLGNILTYIGKLNELDTKDVEPTSHVLDIATPLRVDVVEEWLTVGEALENAPQEEEGFFVVPQVIED; this is encoded by the coding sequence ATGAAAATCACGAGGGACGACGTAATCAAGGTCGCGGAGCTCGCGAGGCTCGAGTTCGGAGAGGAAGAGCTCGCGAGATTCACCGAGCAGCTAGGAAACATACTTACGTACATAGGGAAGCTGAACGAGCTCGACACGAAAGACGTCGAGCCGACATCCCACGTGCTCGACATAGCGACCCCGCTCAGGGTTGATGTCGTCGAGGAATGGCTCACGGTCGGTGAAGCGCTCGAGAACGCCCCGCAGGAGGAAGAGGGCTTCTTCGTCGTCCCGCAGGTGATAGAAGATTAA
- the gatA gene encoding Asp-tRNA(Asn)/Glu-tRNA(Gln) amidotransferase subunit GatA, which yields MELPFLSIGEASRLIKKREISPAELTESVLDRIVKLDGKLNSYITVMGERAIEAAKAAEEEIASGNYRGPLHGIPIGLKDIFVMKGVPATCGSRMLENFFPPYDATVTKKILDAGAVITGKNNMDEFAMGSSTETSYFGPAKNPWDLERVPGGSSGGSAAATSASLCLGSIGTDTGGSIRQPAAFCGVVGMKPTYGRVSRFGMIAFASSLDQAGPITKTVEDTAIILNAISGHDPRDSTCVNTPAPDYTASLKDDIKGVKVGVPKEYFIPGMDREVEEAAKKAIALIEDLGGEIIEISLPHTEYAVVTYYIIAPSEASSNLARYDGVKYGYRTTNAETLREMYFRTRAEGFGNEVKRRIMLGTYALSAGYYDAYYLKAQRVRTLIKRDFDEAFKKVDVIMAPTAPETAFRIGEKTDDPIKMYLSDVLTIPCNIAGLPGISVPCGFSSDGLPIGMQVLGKPFDEASVIHVAHAYEQHAGWRERRPPL from the coding sequence ATGGAACTCCCGTTTTTGTCTATAGGGGAAGCGTCGAGACTCATAAAGAAAAGGGAAATCTCCCCCGCAGAGCTGACGGAGTCCGTACTCGACAGGATCGTAAAGCTCGACGGGAAGCTCAATTCCTACATCACGGTCATGGGCGAGAGGGCGATCGAGGCGGCGAAGGCAGCGGAAGAGGAAATCGCCTCGGGCAATTACCGCGGCCCCCTTCACGGCATCCCCATAGGCCTGAAAGATATATTCGTCATGAAGGGCGTCCCGGCCACGTGCGGATCGAGGATGCTCGAGAATTTCTTCCCTCCTTACGACGCGACCGTCACGAAAAAGATACTCGACGCTGGAGCGGTAATCACGGGCAAGAACAACATGGACGAGTTCGCGATGGGCTCGTCTACCGAGACATCCTACTTCGGCCCTGCGAAGAACCCGTGGGATTTGGAGAGGGTGCCCGGAGGCTCGAGCGGCGGGTCGGCAGCTGCGACCTCAGCATCGCTCTGTCTCGGCTCGATAGGAACGGATACGGGCGGCTCCATAAGGCAGCCGGCCGCATTCTGCGGGGTCGTCGGCATGAAGCCCACTTACGGGCGCGTCAGCAGGTTCGGCATGATAGCGTTCGCGTCCTCGCTCGACCAGGCGGGCCCCATAACGAAAACTGTCGAGGACACCGCCATAATACTTAACGCGATATCGGGACACGACCCGAGGGACTCGACTTGCGTCAACACACCTGCGCCCGATTATACGGCAAGCCTGAAAGACGACATAAAGGGCGTGAAGGTGGGCGTGCCGAAGGAGTATTTCATTCCGGGCATGGACAGAGAGGTGGAAGAGGCCGCGAAGAAGGCGATCGCCTTGATAGAGGACCTCGGGGGAGAGATTATCGAGATATCGCTTCCGCACACGGAATACGCAGTCGTGACCTACTACATCATCGCCCCATCGGAAGCGAGCTCGAACCTCGCTAGATACGACGGAGTGAAATACGGCTACAGGACCACGAACGCTGAAACGCTCCGCGAAATGTATTTCAGGACGAGGGCAGAAGGGTTCGGGAACGAGGTCAAGAGGAGGATAATGCTCGGGACGTACGCGCTTTCGGCCGGATACTACGACGCATATTATCTCAAGGCACAGAGGGTGAGGACACTCATAAAACGGGATTTCGACGAGGCTTTTAAAAAGGTAGACGTCATCATGGCCCCGACGGCGCCCGAAACAGCGTTCAGGATCGGCGAAAAAACGGACGACCCGATAAAGATGTACCTGTCGGACGTGCTCACGATACCGTGCAACATAGCGGGGCTCCCGGGGATATCCGTCCCGTGCGGGTTTTCATCGGACGGTCTCCCGATCGGCATGCAGGTGCTGGGCAAGCCTTTCGACGAGGCCTCAGTCATTCACGTAGCGCACGCGTACGAGCAACACGCAGGATGGAGGGAAAGGAGACCGCCACTCTGA
- the rsmI gene encoding 16S rRNA (cytidine(1402)-2'-O)-methyltransferase — MSGKLYIVSTPIGNLGDITLRALEILKEADFIACEDTRTTKKLLARYAIERPLISYHEHNEIEKSNEILSLLRDGRSVALVSDAGTPCISDPGYRLVKLASESGIDVLSIPGPSAAVSALSVSGLPTSHFAFFGFPPRTKKHLTDFLARIKDYPETLVFYESPNRVLKTLRAMLEVLGDRNISLSREMTKLYEETLRGKISQVLESLLERSEIKGEVTLVVEGASPESGEADTEEVDTMLSSCKKKGLSLKDAVKIVSGETGYSKSKTYKRALAIWGRG, encoded by the coding sequence ATGAGCGGAAAGCTTTATATCGTTTCGACCCCCATCGGGAACCTCGGGGACATAACGCTCCGGGCCCTCGAAATATTGAAAGAAGCGGACTTCATCGCGTGCGAGGACACGAGGACCACGAAGAAGCTCCTCGCACGGTACGCGATCGAGAGACCCCTCATCAGCTACCACGAGCACAACGAGATAGAAAAGTCGAACGAGATACTCTCGCTTCTGCGTGACGGAAGGAGCGTAGCCCTCGTTTCCGATGCCGGGACCCCCTGCATATCCGATCCCGGGTACAGGCTCGTCAAGCTCGCTTCCGAAAGCGGTATCGACGTGCTGTCGATACCGGGCCCGTCTGCAGCCGTATCGGCGTTGAGCGTTTCCGGTCTCCCCACTTCACACTTCGCTTTTTTCGGTTTCCCGCCCAGGACGAAGAAGCATCTGACCGATTTCCTCGCGCGTATAAAAGATTATCCCGAAACGCTCGTTTTCTACGAATCTCCCAATAGAGTTCTCAAGACCCTCCGCGCAATGCTGGAAGTATTGGGAGACCGCAATATTTCCCTGAGCCGCGAGATGACGAAACTCTACGAGGAGACTCTAAGGGGGAAGATTTCCCAAGTGCTCGAATCCCTCTTAGAGCGGAGTGAAATAAAAGGGGAGGTGACTCTCGTAGTCGAGGGTGCATCGCCTGAAAGCGGGGAAGCCGATACGGAAGAAGTGGACACGATGCTGAGCTCCTGTAAAAAGAAAGGGCTCAGCCTGAAAGACGCGGTAAAGATCGTGTCGGGTGAAACGGGATATTCGAAGAGCAAGACCTACAAGCGCGCCCTCGCAATCTGGGGCCGGGGATAG
- a CDS encoding calcium-binding protein: protein MKRIMVGISAFLAITFLALNSYAASPAPQQPQTPPSCQGKTATIVGTDKNDTINGSLGPDVIAGLGGNDQIKGFDGDDVICGGDGDDTITGGPGQDIIYGDAGTDDLRGGRDNDVVYGGDGNDYLEGNDGEDFLDGGMGTDGIDGGKDTDKCINYESHQRCNID, encoded by the coding sequence ATGAAAAGGATAATGGTTGGGATTTCTGCTTTCTTAGCTATAACGTTCCTTGCTTTGAATTCATACGCTGCGAGCCCGGCGCCGCAGCAGCCTCAAACCCCGCCTTCATGCCAGGGCAAAACGGCCACGATCGTGGGAACCGATAAGAACGACACCATAAACGGCTCGCTCGGCCCTGACGTAATAGCCGGTCTCGGAGGGAACGACCAGATAAAAGGGTTCGACGGGGACGACGTAATCTGCGGCGGAGACGGCGACGACACGATAACCGGCGGCCCCGGCCAGGATATTATCTACGGCGACGCTGGGACCGACGACCTGAGAGGCGGAAGGGATAACGACGTCGTCTACGGCGGGGACGGGAACGACTATCTCGAAGGGAACGACGGGGAAGACTTCCTCGACGGTGGCATGGGCACAGACGGCATCGACGGCGGGAAAGATACGGACAAATGCATCAACTACGAGTCGCATCAGAGATGTAATATCGACTAG
- a CDS encoding porin, with translation MISRIVRNTEAVVVLLLILLSPASSFAQSTKQQIEELKKQIEIIQLQNQKQIEELKKQIESLQTERAADREKIAEIKTKQETVDEDAWYNKFLARYDKGFVFESSDKDGFQFKTRFVFLAQIQGIVNDTDEELVSTNFRLRRLELRWDGYAFKPWFYYTFMIDPASSQLLKDMYLTAAYQKEVAPRVGQWKVPFNREELNSSSALQMVERSIVNDQFGLERDRGLALLGGIGKNNNVSYSAGVFNGDGLNGTSVDSNLLYVGRVQLGLGGEDFKFNPNGTYATARAYELVPNFAKKPTFVAGFGASALPGLNCERKQPNGGACDRIAELGFPQSNFTQITGDLSFKMPYFNVEAEYDARWLSPDSGPQDTAFDQGFRIQAGVFLLPKTVELAARYALIDYDTGSGVVPPDTSVPSKQWELTPGLNYYVSHDHRWKLQLNYTFQRNEATLDAPDVDANIVRAQVQANF, from the coding sequence ATGATAAGTAGGATCGTTAGAAACACGGAAGCGGTGGTAGTCCTGCTCCTTATACTTCTCAGCCCTGCGAGCTCGTTCGCCCAATCGACGAAGCAGCAGATAGAAGAGCTCAAGAAGCAGATCGAGATCATACAGCTCCAGAACCAGAAGCAGATCGAGGAGCTGAAGAAGCAAATCGAAAGCCTGCAGACGGAAAGGGCGGCAGATCGGGAGAAGATCGCGGAGATAAAGACGAAGCAGGAAACTGTCGACGAGGACGCCTGGTATAACAAGTTCCTGGCCAGGTACGACAAGGGCTTCGTTTTCGAATCGTCGGACAAAGACGGTTTTCAGTTCAAGACGAGGTTCGTCTTCCTGGCTCAGATACAGGGCATAGTCAACGATACTGACGAGGAGCTGGTATCTACGAACTTCAGGCTCCGTAGACTCGAGCTCAGGTGGGACGGGTATGCATTCAAACCGTGGTTCTATTATACGTTCATGATAGATCCCGCGAGCAGCCAGCTCCTGAAGGACATGTATCTCACTGCTGCGTATCAGAAGGAGGTCGCCCCGAGAGTAGGACAGTGGAAAGTCCCGTTCAACAGGGAAGAGCTTAACTCGTCCTCAGCCCTCCAGATGGTCGAGAGGTCGATTGTAAACGATCAGTTCGGGCTCGAGAGAGACCGCGGTCTCGCGCTCCTGGGCGGAATCGGGAAAAACAACAACGTCTCCTACAGCGCAGGCGTCTTTAACGGGGACGGGCTCAACGGCACGAGCGTCGATTCCAACCTGCTCTACGTCGGCAGGGTTCAGCTTGGCTTGGGGGGGGAAGATTTCAAGTTCAACCCTAACGGCACATACGCTACAGCCAGGGCTTACGAGCTGGTTCCCAACTTCGCAAAGAAACCCACGTTCGTAGCCGGGTTCGGCGCTTCGGCGCTGCCGGGGCTTAACTGCGAGAGAAAGCAGCCTAACGGCGGGGCTTGCGACAGGATAGCCGAGCTAGGGTTCCCGCAGTCGAACTTCACCCAGATAACGGGCGACCTGAGCTTCAAGATGCCTTACTTCAACGTGGAGGCGGAATACGACGCCAGGTGGCTCTCGCCCGATTCGGGCCCGCAGGACACCGCGTTCGACCAGGGCTTCAGGATTCAGGCCGGCGTGTTCCTTTTGCCCAAGACCGTGGAGCTCGCCGCCCGGTATGCGCTTATCGACTACGACACCGGCTCGGGCGTGGTTCCTCCGGATACGAGCGTACCCAGCAAACAGTGGGAATTGACTCCGGGATTAAATTACTACGTCTCGCACGACCACAGGTGGAAGCTCCAGCTCAATTACACGTTCCAGAGGAACGAGGCGACTCTTGACGCCCCGGACGTGGACGCGAATATCGTGAGGGCACAGGTTCAGGCAAATTTTTAG